The nucleotide window AAAAAGTTAGCCCCTTACGGCCTTCACGAACGCCTCaaccttctccttgacctttcctccctctccttcgaCCCCGCTGCTGACATCCACACACCAAACGCCTTCACCAGCTTGTTCGATCGCCTGGCCCACATTCTCGGGCGTCAACCCGCCCGCGAGAATGACAGGGAGAGGCACATGGCCTTCAGATCCCACCTCGCCGGACTGGATGAGCCGCTTCGCGTGTTCCCAAGGGAACGCTTTTCCTtccccaccaccaccagaCGCACCACCCGCATCGAGCAAAATTGCTTGGTTTAAGCCTGGTCGCCTAATCTCTCCACCTCTAACGATTCCTTCGGGTGAGACTCGGAACACCTTAACCACAGGCACGGGTATGAACTTGGCCCAGGCTTGGGGTTCATCACCGTGTAATTGAACAAGGTCGAGGCCGATCTCGTCGACGGCTGAAAGGATGTCAGAGAGAGATTGATTTTGGAAGACACCGACTAAAAGGGGCTTGCGCCGGGATGAGAGCAGGGCGGATTGGGTGGTGAACCAaggggaggaaagagaaggtTCTAATGGcttggaagaagattgtgaTCGGGCAGATTGCACAAGAGCGGAAATTTCGCGGGCGGTAGAAGTAGAGATGCAGCGTTTTGTACCAGGGACAAGAATTACACCAAGGAAATTGGCACCGGCGCTGATTGCAAGCTTGGCATCGTCTGCAGAGCGGATACCACAAATCTTGACGAGCGGCTTGGGCTTGGGAACGACCTCAAGAGGCGGTAAGCCAATAAGCGATCGGAGGAAAGCCTTGGTATCGGTCGCTCGCATCAAAGCCTCACCAACAAGCACACCCTTGACGCCTTCCTTGACATACTGCTCAACATCTTCGTGGCTTGAAATACCGCTCAAAGCGCAGACAACAACGTCCCGTCCGTTGAGAGCGGCATTAACCCGAGAAGTGGTGGACATGTCAACATTAAAGTCATGCAGGTTACGGTTGTTCACGCCGATGACCTTGGAACCAATTTCAAGGGCGAGTGAGAGCTCAGTAGGGTTGTTGACCTCGACGAGGGGCTCCATGCCAAGTGACACAGAGTAATCATACAATTCCTTGAGTTGCTGAGGCGCCAACATGGCGACGATGAGAAGCACGGTATCGGCACCATACAGTCTAGCTTCATCAATCATGTATTTGGATAAAACGAAGTCCTTTCGCAAGATGGCAGGACGATTGGGGAGACTGTCAACAGCGTTTCGCACAGCGAGCATGTCAAGCACGCTCCCCTTGAACCACGTAGGTTCTGTGAGTACTGAGATGACTGAAGCACCAGCAAGGGCGTATTTGAGTGCTTGCTCGGGAGCTGAAGCGGTAGAGGCGATATCGCCCTTGGAAGGAGAGGCACGCTTAATCTCAGCCATGACGGCGGTGTGGGGAGTAGAGACCATACGGTCTCTGAAGTTAATCAAAGGTGGGGAAGTGtagagggaaagagaggtAGAGACATTGGCGGGGGTTGTAGCGGGAATCTTCTCGGCTTGCTCAACGTCCAATAATCTCTGCGCGTGAATCTTATTCAAAATGGTAGGCAAGCTTGGAGCGCCATTGGTCTTGGCCTTGGActgttcttcctctccctccgCAGGAACACCACACCAAGCATTTTCACCACCCCATTTCCCACCCTTCATTTGGATGAAATTGGCCATCAATCCTCGACCACCCTCACTCATGCAACTCTCAGGATGGTACTGCACGGCTTCAACGGTGTATGTCCTGTGCCGTACACCCATGATCACACCAGATTCTTTGGTGGTCGAAGTGACTTGCAAGACTGAAGGAACCGACTGAATTTGAGCGGAAAGGGAATGGTATCGAGTAGAAGAGAGGAACTGTGGGAGGTTGTGGAAGACACCGATAGAATCGTGCTGGACAAGTGAGGTTTTACCATGCTTGATTTCACCTGCGTAAGCAATCTGTTGTTCGTCAGCAAAGCTCTTTGAAAGACAGAAATATAAAAATAACTCACCTCTCCACCGAGCAAGTCAACAATACACTCCAAACCCATGCACACACCTAATATAGGCAACTTGCCCATTCCCCAAGCAATCACATCCCTAGAGACACCAGAGTCTGTCCTAGGGTGTCCGGGACCAGGAGATATCACGATTCGTTCGAGCTCGCCATCAGCGAACATCCTCTGTCCATGTTGTTAGCCCGTCGACCGTACAACTAgataaagaaaaagacATACCTCAACCTCCTTAAGGGTAATCTTATCATTACGGACGACATAGGGATTACCGCCGACAGACGCAAGATCGGCGTAAATGTTCCAGGTGAAAGAGTCGTAGTTGTCGATCAGTAGAGTAAAGCCCATTATGATTTTTTCTCGGATGTACCGAGATTTTTTTGCTGTCAAAGTAAATGagcagagaagatgaattCACACTTTGACGTGCTGATGAATATCTCAAAATAAAGACCGAGTTGATGGGCGACCAAATCCGTCGTCGTCGACTCGGAACAAGCAACGCCGGTGGCAAGAAATTACACGTCAAGTCTGtcatcagcagcagcagaacACAACAAACAATAACAATGACATCCAtcactcaacaacaacaacaaacaacaacaataaCATCACAAGCAACAATCCAACAAATCAAGGTcttgcttctccttctgtGGGCGTTATTCGTTGCtattctcttttttttatttttgaGCTCTAATGGGCCGTCGATAGCAAATGGATAATAATAGCCGTATATACCCAGTCATATTTTATCATGTTCCATGTGACGGGTGAAAACTGTAATCGTTATTTCTACGTAGAACTGCACGAATGAacatccttcatcatcaaatACAATGTCGCGGCACATAAGAAGTCGCCATCATCACATCCAACGCGGCTGGTATTGATCACATATACGTAGACCTAGGAATGAAATCCGTACCATAATACTAGTACTGCAAATTAAAATCAGCCCAGATTTTGACCACACAAAGGAACATTATTTGAAGATTGCAAAGCACCATGGCCTAATAAATCATTCTTTGTATATCTACCACCCCTCCTTACAAAATTCACTAACACCTGCTACACTCCCCAGACACCATCACCATGAAAAAGACTATTGCGGGTCGCGAATCTACACCTCAATGACACCGCAAACGATGCCGCTCATGATAATGTCCAGATCGTCATTATATTTCTCCCTTGACCAGCTTGCGAGGTCGAGCAACATCTTGGAAGCGGGCATGTCTGGACCATCCCGTGCCGCTGTGCCAGGGACCATCTGGTTAATATCTTTGGGGGGAA belongs to Cryptococcus decagattii chromosome 12, complete sequence and includes:
- a CDS encoding multifunctional tryptophan biosynthesis protein, which gives rise to MGFTLLIDNYDSFTWNIYADLASVGGNPYVVRNDKITLKEVERMFADGELERIVISPGPGHPRTDSGVSRDVIAWGMGKLPILGVCMGLECIVDLLGGEIAYAGEIKHGKTSLVQHDSIGVFHNLPQFLSSTRYHSLSAQIQSVPSVLQVTSTTKESGVIMGVRHRTYTVEAVQYHPESCMSEGGRGLMANFIQMKGGKWGGENAWCGVPAEGEEEQSKAKTNGAPSLPTILNKIHAQRLLDVEQAEKIPATTPANVSTSLSLYTSPPLINFRDRMVSTPHTAVMAEIKRASPSKGDIASTASAPEQALKYALAGASVISVLTEPTWFKGSVLDMLAVRNAVDSLPNRPAILRKDFVLSKYMIDEARLYGADTVLLIVAMLAPQQLKELYDYSVSLGMEPLVEVNNPTELSLALEIGSKVIGVNNRNLHDFNVDMSTTSRVNAALNGRDVVVCALSGISSHEDVEQYVKEGVKGVLVGEALMRATDTKAFLRSLIGLPPLEVVPKPKPLVKICGIRSADDAKLAISAGANFLGVILVPGTKRCISTSTAREISALVQSARSQSSSKPLEPSLSSPWFTTQSALLSSRRKPLLVGVFQNQSLSDILSAVDEIGLDLVQLHGDEPQAWAKFIPVPVVKVFRVSPEGIVRGGEIRRPGLNQAILLDAGGASGGGGEGKAFPWEHAKRLIQSGEVGSEGHVPLPVILAGGLTPENVGQAIEQAGEGVWCVDVSSGVEGEGGKVKEKVEAFVKAVRG